The Oceanibaculum indicum P24 sequence AAAGATCGTCTGGCCCCAGAACCAGCGGCACCTCGGTACAGCCGGCGACGATGGCGTCCGCCCCCTGCTCCGCCAGTCCCTCGGCGAGGCTGCGCATGGCGGCACGGATATCAGCGCCGCGCTCGCCCGCCTTGATGCGGTAGAGCAATTCCATGAAACGGGCCTGCGCCGCATCGTCGAAGCCGACAGGCCGATAGCCGGCGCGTTCCAGCGAAGTCTCGTACAATCGCGCCGCGCGCGTACCCTCGGTCGCCAGCACGCCGACGGTGCGGGCTTCAGGCGCCTGCCGGCGCAGCGCCTCCAGCGTGGCATCGAGGATGGACAGGAACGGCAGATCGGTTGCCGCGCGGATATCGGCCTCCCAGTGGTGCGCGGTGTTGCAGGCCATCACCAGCAGGTCGGCCCCGGCGGCATCGAGACGGCGCGCCATGGCGGCAAGGTCGGGAGCGGGAGACGGGCCGGTGCCGGCCACCGCACGGTTGCGGTTCGGCACCTTGGGATTGCAATCGACCAGCAGATGCAGGTGCTCCTGGTCGGTCGATGCGCCAGTCAGCGCCGTGGTGCGTTCCAGCAGCTTCGCCATGAAGTCCAGCGTCGCCTCGGGCCCCAGCCCGCCCAGCACGCCGACCACCCGGTCGGTTTTATCGCTCATCCCGCTCTCTCCCTTGGCACCGCTCTCAGGCGGCTTTTGCCGTCACTATACACGCCGGCCCGAAGCGTTGGCACCTGCAAGCGCCTATCCTCCGGCCCGACTTTATCGCAGGGCCGCACTGCGCACGCCGGGGCTGCGCATCGGGCCTTCCGATGGCTAGAGTATTGGCTCAACAGGCACAGGCAGACCGGAACCCTTCATGACCGACCCGCACGCCATACCGGTCCGCGCGACGATGACGCTGCTGCCCATGCTGGCGGCCATCACCATCGTCAGCCAGTTCTTCCGTACCTCGCTGGGCGTCATCGCGCCGGAACTGATCCAGGATCTGTCGCTGTCGCCAGCGATGCTCGGCCTGGCCAATGGCAGCTTCTACATCGCGCTGTTCGTGGCGCAGATTCCGGTCGGCATCCTGTTCGACCGCATCGGCACGCGGCGCACCGTTGCCTGGCTGACAGGCATCGCCGTTGCCGGTGCGCTGTTGCACGCCGTGGCGCGCAATGGCGAGGAGCTGGTGGCCGCCCGCCTGCTGCTGGGGCTGGGCTGCGGCGGCAGCTTCATGGGAGCGGTCATGCTGTCCTCGCGCTGGTTTGGCGGCGACCGGCTGAGCATGGTGCTGAGCTGGGTATTCTCGCTGAGCCAGATCGGTACGCTGCTGGCCGCCACGCCGCTTGCCGCCTCCGCAGACCTGTTTGGCTGGCGCTGGACCTTCGCTGGCACGGCCATCGTCACCGGCCTTACCGGTGCCGTGTTCTACCTGCTGGTCCGCGACGATCCACCGGGCCGCCCGGCCCCGCCGCCCAGCAAGGACGGGTTTGGCGATATCCTGCGTGGGCTGATGGCGGTCTGGAAGACGCCGCATCTCAGCCGCATCCTCGCCGTCCATACCTTCGCCTATGCCAGCCAGTCGACCGTTCTGGGCCTGTGGGGCGGCCCCTACCTGCATGACATCCATGGGCTGGATGCGGTGGGACGCGGCAATGTGCTGCTGGCGATGGGGGCGGCGCAGATCGCCGGCATCCTGAGCTTCGGGCCGCTCGACCGGGTCTTCAACACACGCAAATGGCTGGTCGCGGCAGGCGCCGCCGGCACCATCG is a genomic window containing:
- the cuyB gene encoding cysteate racemase; amino-acid sequence: MSDKTDRVVGVLGGLGPEATLDFMAKLLERTTALTGASTDQEHLHLLVDCNPKVPNRNRAVAGTGPSPAPDLAAMARRLDAAGADLLVMACNTAHHWEADIRAATDLPFLSILDATLEALRRQAPEARTVGVLATEGTRAARLYETSLERAGYRPVGFDDAAQARFMELLYRIKAGERGADIRAAMRSLAEGLAEQGADAIVAGCTEVPLVLGPDDLSLPFIDSSLALADLTVRIAKRLQPLPAFTDNKKPTGNAA
- a CDS encoding MFS transporter, yielding MTDPHAIPVRATMTLLPMLAAITIVSQFFRTSLGVIAPELIQDLSLSPAMLGLANGSFYIALFVAQIPVGILFDRIGTRRTVAWLTGIAVAGALLHAVARNGEELVAARLLLGLGCGGSFMGAVMLSSRWFGGDRLSMVLSWVFSLSQIGTLLAATPLAASADLFGWRWTFAGTAIVTGLTGAVFYLLVRDDPPGRPAPPPSKDGFGDILRGLMAVWKTPHLSRILAVHTFAYASQSTVLGLWGGPYLHDIHGLDAVGRGNVLLAMGAAQIAGILSFGPLDRVFNTRKWLVAAGAAGTIAVLLALALLKSPPAWFAISLLVLLCFVTTYSLVIVAHGRSLFPDHLAGRGITTVNLAQVFGCAFLPVATGAIVNAFPNTSAGYTEDAYRLAFGFIALCLALGCAWYLGGPDSKPKRLTKR